In Melopsittacus undulatus isolate bMelUnd1 chromosome 20, bMelUnd1.mat.Z, whole genome shotgun sequence, a genomic segment contains:
- the TPM3 gene encoding tropomyosin alpha-3 chain isoform X6, whose amino-acid sequence MAGASTIEAVKRKIQVLQQAADGAEERAERLQRELEAERRSREQAEAEVASLNRRIQLVEEELDRAQERLATALQKLEEAEKAADESERGMKVIENRALKDEEKMELQEIQLKEAKHIAEEADRKYEEVARKLVIIEGDLERTEERAELAESRCRELRDQMRVMEQHLRCLSVAEAKYSQKEDKYEEEIKILTDKLKEAETRAEFAERSVAKLEKTIDDLEDELYAQKLKYKAISEELDHALNDMTSM is encoded by the exons ATGGCGGGTGCCAGCACCATCGAGGCCGTGAAGCGCAAGATCCAGGTCCTGCAGCAGGCGGCGGACGGAGCCGAGGAGCGGGCGGAGCGTCTGCAACGGGAGCTGGAGGCCGAGCGGCGGAGCCGCGAGCAG GCTGAGGCAGAAGTGGCATCTCTGAACCGCCGCATCCAGCTGGTGGAGGAGGAGCTGGACCGAGCTCAGGAGCGACTGGCCACAGCCCTGCAGAAGCTGGAAGAGGCAGAGAAGGCTGCAGATGAAAGTGAGAG AGGCATGAAGGTAATTGAAAACAGAGCCCTGAAGGATGAGGAGAAGATGGAACTGCAGGAGATCCAGCTCAAGGAAGCCAAGCACATTGCAGAGGAGGCAGACAGGAAGTATGAGGAG GTTGCTCGAAAGCTGGTGATCATAGAAGGAGATCTGGAGCGTACTGAGGAGAGAGCTGAGCTCGCAGAGTC TCGTTGCCGGGAGCTGCGGGATCAGATGCGAGTGATGGAGCAGCACTTGAGGTGTCTGTCTGTTGCTGAAGCCAAG TACTCCCAAAAAGAGGATAAATACGAAGAGGAGATCAAGATCCTGACTGATAAACTCAAAGAG gcagagacccgAGCTGAGTTTGCTGAGAGGTCTGTAGCGAAGCTGGAGAAGACCATTGATGATTTGGAAG ATGAGCTCTATGCCCAGAAACTGAAGTACAAAGCAATTAGTGAGGAGCTGGACCACGCCTTGAATGACATGACCTCCATGTAA
- the C20H1orf43 gene encoding protein C1orf43 homolog encodes MAAAGSNWLSGVNVVLVMAYGSLVFVLLFIFVKRQIMRFAMKSRRGPHVPVGQHAPKDLKEEIDLRLSRVQDIRYEPRLLAEDDVRLLQLETQGCYNYLYRMKALDAIRTSEIPFHADGRYPRSLIGKNFCAYLLELRNSSTSFKGIRKALIDTLLDGYESARYGTGVFGQPEYLKYQDALNELANMTKARAGSSQRQHQSAAKDLTLCPEASNPATIQVTYLPSSQKSKRAKHFLELKSFKDNYNTLESTL; translated from the exons ATGGCGGCGGCCGGGAGCAACTGGCTGTCCGGGGTGAACGTGGTGCTCGTGATGGCCTACGGCAGCCTC GTCTTCGTGCTCCTCTTCATCTTCGTCAAGCGGCAGATCATGCGCTTCGCTATGAAGTCCCGACGTGGGCCCCATGTCCCTGTGGGGCAGCACGCGCCCAAG GACCTGAAGGAGGAGATCGACCTCCGGCTGTCGCGGGTGCAGGACATCAGGTACGAGCCCCGGCTCCTGGCTGAGGATGACGTCCGGCTCCTGCAGCTGGAGACACAAG GCTGCTATAACTACCTGTACAGGATGAAGGCGCTGGATGCCATCAGGACATCTG AGATCCCGTTCCATGCAGATGGCCGGTACCCCAGGTCCCTgatagggaagaacttctgtgCCTACCTGCTGGAGCTGCGGAACTCCAGCACCTCCTTCAAGGGCATCCGCAAGGCTCTGATTGACACCCTGCTGGATGGCTACGAGAGCGCCCGCTATGGCACTGGG GTCTTTGGGCAACCGGAGTATCTCAAGTACCAGGATGCTCTGAACGAGCTGGCAAACAT GACCAAGGCCcgggcaggcagcagccagcgGCAGCACCAGTCGGCAGCCAAGGACCTCACCCTGTGCCCTGAAGCCTCCAACCCTGCCACCATCCAGGTCACCTACCTGCCTTCCAGCCAGAAGAGCAAACGTGCCAAACACTTCCTGGAGCTCAAGAGCTTCAAGGACAACTACAACACACTGGAGAGCACCCTGtga
- the TPM3 gene encoding tropomyosin alpha-3 chain isoform X2, whose amino-acid sequence MAGASTIEAVKRKIQVLQQAADGAEERAERLQRELEAERRSREQAEAEVASLNRRIQLVEEELDRAQERLATALQKLEEAEKAADESERGMKVIENRALKDEEKMELQEIQLKEAKHIAEEADRKYEEVARKLVIIEGDLERTEERAELAESKCSELEEELKNVTNNLKSLEAQAEKYSQKEDKYEEEIKILTDKLKEAETRAEFAERSVAKLEKTIDDLEDELYAQKLKYKAISEELDHALNDMTSIARRALREQSPDELGPVPCFPQPQRVHVLRDQGGLSFGVKPS is encoded by the exons ATGGCGGGTGCCAGCACCATCGAGGCCGTGAAGCGCAAGATCCAGGTCCTGCAGCAGGCGGCGGACGGAGCCGAGGAGCGGGCGGAGCGTCTGCAACGGGAGCTGGAGGCCGAGCGGCGGAGCCGCGAGCAG GCTGAGGCAGAAGTGGCATCTCTGAACCGCCGCATCCAGCTGGTGGAGGAGGAGCTGGACCGAGCTCAGGAGCGACTGGCCACAGCCCTGCAGAAGCTGGAAGAGGCAGAGAAGGCTGCAGATGAAAGTGAGAG AGGCATGAAGGTAATTGAAAACAGAGCCCTGAAGGATGAGGAGAAGATGGAACTGCAGGAGATCCAGCTCAAGGAAGCCAAGCACATTGCAGAGGAGGCAGACAGGAAGTATGAGGAG GTTGCTCGAAAGCTGGTGATCATAGAAGGAGATCTGGAGCGTACTGAGGAGAGAGCTGAGCTCGCAGAGTC TAAATGTtcggagctggaggaggagctgaAGAATGTCACCAACAACCTCAAGTCTCTTGAGGCTCAGGCTGAGAAG TACTCCCAAAAAGAGGATAAATACGAAGAGGAGATCAAGATCCTGACTGATAAACTCAAAGAG gcagagacccgAGCTGAGTTTGCTGAGAGGTCTGTAGCGAAGCTGGAGAAGACCATTGATGATTTGGAAG ATGAGCTCTATGCCCAGAAACTGAAGTACAAAGCAATTAGTGAGGAGCTGGACCACGCCTTGAATGACATGACCTCCAT AGCCCGACGAGCCCTTCGTGAGCAGAGCCCTGATGAGCTGGGACCTGTCCCCTGCTTCCCTCAG CCCCAGCGAGTCCATGTCCTCAGGGATCAGGGTGGGCTCAGCTTTGGAGTGAAGCCTTCCTAG
- the TPM3 gene encoding tropomyosin alpha-3 chain isoform X1, with amino-acid sequence MAGASTIEAVKRKIQVLQQAADGAEERAERLQRELEAERRSREQAEAEVASLNRRIQLVEEELDRAQERLATALQKLEEAEKAADESERGMKVIENRALKDEEKMELQEIQLKEAKHIAEEADRKYEEVARKLVIIEGDLERTEERAELAESKCSELEEELKNVTNNLKSLEAQAEKYSQKEDKYEEEIKILTDKLKEAETRAEFAERSVAKLEKTIDDLEDELYAQKLKYKAISEELDHALNDMTSIARRALREQSPDELGPVPCFPQVCASLLHTKAPRECGPGRLSCPSPFPCAVGQGCALCWSWGQNQLGKLWLSSRMGRNCPVSTKQVTNLQLDQRVWILCPKRLGRLPVHSSCCWHRFTLVQWAHGEDWEWWVHHLPCMELVALLLHPSDASEGWGRSLLGGPWMRGDGSSDPWVQDGCPELGCACQCS; translated from the exons ATGGCGGGTGCCAGCACCATCGAGGCCGTGAAGCGCAAGATCCAGGTCCTGCAGCAGGCGGCGGACGGAGCCGAGGAGCGGGCGGAGCGTCTGCAACGGGAGCTGGAGGCCGAGCGGCGGAGCCGCGAGCAG GCTGAGGCAGAAGTGGCATCTCTGAACCGCCGCATCCAGCTGGTGGAGGAGGAGCTGGACCGAGCTCAGGAGCGACTGGCCACAGCCCTGCAGAAGCTGGAAGAGGCAGAGAAGGCTGCAGATGAAAGTGAGAG AGGCATGAAGGTAATTGAAAACAGAGCCCTGAAGGATGAGGAGAAGATGGAACTGCAGGAGATCCAGCTCAAGGAAGCCAAGCACATTGCAGAGGAGGCAGACAGGAAGTATGAGGAG GTTGCTCGAAAGCTGGTGATCATAGAAGGAGATCTGGAGCGTACTGAGGAGAGAGCTGAGCTCGCAGAGTC TAAATGTtcggagctggaggaggagctgaAGAATGTCACCAACAACCTCAAGTCTCTTGAGGCTCAGGCTGAGAAG TACTCCCAAAAAGAGGATAAATACGAAGAGGAGATCAAGATCCTGACTGATAAACTCAAAGAG gcagagacccgAGCTGAGTTTGCTGAGAGGTCTGTAGCGAAGCTGGAGAAGACCATTGATGATTTGGAAG ATGAGCTCTATGCCCAGAAACTGAAGTACAAAGCAATTAGTGAGGAGCTGGACCACGCCTTGAATGACATGACCTCCAT AGCCCGACGAGCCCTTCGTGAGCAGAGCCCTGATGAGCTGGGACCTGTCCCCTGCTTCCCTCAGGTTTGTGCCTCTCTTCTCCATACAAAGGCACCAAGGGAGTGTGGCCCAGGCAGGctgagctgccccagcccctttccctgtgctgtgggtCAGGGCTGTGCTCTCTGCTGGTCCTGGGGGCAGAACCAGCTTGGGAAGCTCTGGCTCTCCTCGAGGATGGGCAGGAACTGCCCTGTGAGCACAAAGCAGGTGACAAACCTGCAGCTGGATCAGAGGGTCTGGATCCTGTGTCCCAAGCGCCTGGGGAGGCTCCCAGTTCACAGCTCCTGTTGCTGGCACCGGTTCACCCTTGTGCAATGGGCTCATGGGGAGGACTGGGAGTGGTGGGTTCATCACTTGCCTTGTATGGAGCTGGTGGCTCTGCTCTTGCACCCGAGTGATGCAAGTGAAGGCTGGGGCAGGTCCCTGCTGGGTGGTCCAtggatgaggggtgatgggagCTCTGacccatgggtgcaggatgggtgcccCGAGCTGGGCTGTGCTTGCCAGTGCAGCTGA
- the TPM3 gene encoding tropomyosin alpha-3 chain isoform X3 has product MAGASTIEAVKRKIQVLQQAADGAEERAERLQRELEAERRSREQAEAEVASLNRRIQLVEEELDRAQERLATALQKLEEAEKAADESERGMKVIENRALKDEEKMELQEIQLKEAKHIAEEADRKYEEVARKLVIIEGDLERTEERAELAESKCSELEEELKNVTNNLKSLEAQAEKYSQKEDKYEEEIKILTDKLKEAETRAEFAERSVAKLEKTIDDLEDELYAQKLKYKAISEELDHALNDMTSI; this is encoded by the exons ATGGCGGGTGCCAGCACCATCGAGGCCGTGAAGCGCAAGATCCAGGTCCTGCAGCAGGCGGCGGACGGAGCCGAGGAGCGGGCGGAGCGTCTGCAACGGGAGCTGGAGGCCGAGCGGCGGAGCCGCGAGCAG GCTGAGGCAGAAGTGGCATCTCTGAACCGCCGCATCCAGCTGGTGGAGGAGGAGCTGGACCGAGCTCAGGAGCGACTGGCCACAGCCCTGCAGAAGCTGGAAGAGGCAGAGAAGGCTGCAGATGAAAGTGAGAG AGGCATGAAGGTAATTGAAAACAGAGCCCTGAAGGATGAGGAGAAGATGGAACTGCAGGAGATCCAGCTCAAGGAAGCCAAGCACATTGCAGAGGAGGCAGACAGGAAGTATGAGGAG GTTGCTCGAAAGCTGGTGATCATAGAAGGAGATCTGGAGCGTACTGAGGAGAGAGCTGAGCTCGCAGAGTC TAAATGTtcggagctggaggaggagctgaAGAATGTCACCAACAACCTCAAGTCTCTTGAGGCTCAGGCTGAGAAG TACTCCCAAAAAGAGGATAAATACGAAGAGGAGATCAAGATCCTGACTGATAAACTCAAAGAG gcagagacccgAGCTGAGTTTGCTGAGAGGTCTGTAGCGAAGCTGGAGAAGACCATTGATGATTTGGAAG ATGAGCTCTATGCCCAGAAACTGAAGTACAAAGCAATTAGTGAGGAGCTGGACCACGCCTTGAATGACATGACCTCCAT